A window of the Tunturibacter empetritectus genome harbors these coding sequences:
- the carB gene encoding carbamoyl-phosphate synthase large subunit, with protein sequence MPRRNDIAKILVIGSGPIVIGQSAEFDYSGTQACKALKAEGYEVVLVNSNPASIMTDPEVADRTYIEPLNAAYLEEILRVEKEMLDPDGLGGKGTFAVLPTVGGQTALNLAVDLADSGVLDKLGIELIGAKLEAIKKAEDRLLFKDAMTKIGLDMPRSALINNIRDGLEFATKIGFPVVIRPSFTLGGSGGGIAYNREELMEILSRGLDLSPVHECLLEESVLGWKEYELEVVRDLKDNVIIICSIENFDPMGVHTGDSITVAPAQTLTDREYQVMRDAAIRVIREIGVETGGSNVQFAVNPLNGRMTVIEMNPRVSRSSALASKATGFPIAKIAARLAVGYTLDEIQNDITKATPACFEPTIDYVVVKIPKWQFEKFPGADEVLGPQMKSVGEVMAIGRTFKEAMMKAVRSLETGKKATADDIEPRRLTQRLVTPHPERLNYIRYAFERGMTVREVARMTSMDPWFLYQIKQITDEIKAVGGVPMAEVTAEQLRAAKRMGISDERLAASWGLTGAEGTSAVRALRKKLNVMPVYKMVDTCAGEFESYTPYLYSCYDEEDEAAPTKKKKILILGSGPNRIGQGIEFDYCCCHAAFALREDGYETIMVNCNPETVSTDYDTSDRLYFEPLTLEDVLGVYEHEASSGAEIGMIVQFGGQTPLNLSLPLKKAGVPIIGTSPESIDLAEDRKRFGKLIEELKIPQPEGAMATSVEEAVAGANRVGYPVLVRPSYVLGGRAMVIAYDDEAVVRYMSTAIEYSQERPVLIDHFLEDAVECDVDALCDGDDVVIAGIMQHIEEAGIHSGDSSCVLPAVDLNDDVLRTIREYTRKLAMALSVRGLVNIQFAIQRGIVFVIEVNPRASRTVPYVSKATGIPLAKIASRIMVGRKLKELLPEQTTSGKDLETGSHYFVKSPVFPWGKFPGVDTVLGPEMKSTGEVMGVADNFGEAFAKAQIAAGQVLPLQGTVFLSVNDHDKEGAVSLARDFVEMGFHLVATHGTALVLEQAGLQPERVYKVKEGRPNVVDLIKGDRIHLIVNTPHGQDTFFDEKAIRRAAVMARVPTITTLAAARAAAEGISALQEGTLSVVALQTLHANRIAAEVKAVAVVD encoded by the coding sequence ATGCCACGCAGGAATGACATTGCGAAGATTCTGGTGATCGGCTCGGGGCCGATTGTGATTGGGCAGTCGGCGGAGTTTGATTACTCCGGGACGCAGGCTTGTAAGGCGCTGAAGGCCGAGGGGTATGAGGTGGTGCTGGTGAACTCGAACCCGGCGTCGATCATGACCGATCCTGAGGTGGCGGATCGGACTTACATCGAGCCACTGAATGCCGCTTATCTTGAGGAGATCCTTCGCGTTGAGAAGGAGATGCTTGATCCGGATGGCCTTGGAGGCAAGGGGACGTTTGCAGTATTGCCTACGGTGGGTGGGCAGACGGCGCTGAATCTTGCGGTGGATCTGGCGGATTCTGGTGTGTTGGACAAGCTTGGTATCGAGTTGATCGGCGCGAAGCTGGAGGCGATCAAGAAGGCTGAGGATCGACTGCTGTTCAAGGACGCGATGACGAAGATCGGGCTGGATATGCCGCGGTCTGCGTTGATCAATAACATCCGCGACGGGTTGGAGTTTGCGACGAAGATCGGATTTCCGGTGGTGATTCGGCCTTCGTTTACGCTGGGCGGTTCGGGTGGGGGAATTGCTTACAACCGCGAAGAGTTGATGGAGATTCTTTCGCGCGGGTTGGATCTTTCGCCGGTGCATGAGTGTCTGCTCGAAGAGAGTGTGCTGGGTTGGAAGGAGTATGAGTTGGAGGTGGTGCGGGACCTGAAGGACAACGTCATCATCATCTGCTCGATTGAGAACTTCGATCCGATGGGCGTGCATACGGGCGATTCGATTACGGTAGCACCAGCGCAGACGCTGACCGATCGCGAGTACCAGGTGATGCGGGATGCGGCTATTCGCGTGATTCGCGAGATTGGCGTGGAGACGGGCGGGAGCAATGTGCAGTTCGCGGTGAATCCGCTGAACGGGCGTATGACGGTGATTGAGATGAATCCGCGGGTGTCGCGTTCGTCGGCGCTGGCGAGTAAGGCTACGGGCTTTCCGATTGCGAAGATTGCAGCGCGGCTGGCGGTGGGATATACGCTCGATGAGATTCAGAACGACATCACGAAGGCTACGCCTGCTTGCTTTGAGCCGACCATTGATTATGTTGTGGTGAAGATTCCGAAGTGGCAGTTTGAAAAGTTTCCTGGTGCGGATGAGGTGCTGGGGCCGCAGATGAAGTCGGTTGGCGAGGTGATGGCGATCGGCAGGACCTTCAAGGAAGCGATGATGAAGGCGGTGCGGTCGCTGGAGACGGGCAAGAAGGCGACGGCGGATGATATTGAACCGCGGCGGTTGACGCAGCGTTTGGTGACTCCGCATCCGGAGCGGCTGAACTACATTCGGTATGCGTTTGAGCGCGGGATGACGGTGCGTGAGGTTGCTCGCATGACCTCGATGGACCCTTGGTTCCTGTACCAAATAAAGCAGATTACGGATGAGATCAAGGCGGTTGGCGGTGTGCCGATGGCCGAGGTGACGGCGGAGCAGCTGCGTGCGGCGAAGCGGATGGGGATCTCGGATGAGAGGCTGGCGGCGAGTTGGGGTTTGACTGGTGCGGAGGGCACGTCGGCAGTGCGCGCGTTGCGGAAGAAGTTGAACGTGATGCCGGTGTACAAGATGGTAGATACGTGTGCAGGCGAGTTTGAGAGCTACACGCCTTATCTGTACAGCTGCTACGACGAAGAGGATGAAGCGGCACCGACGAAGAAGAAGAAGATTCTGATCCTGGGGAGTGGGCCGAATCGTATCGGGCAGGGAATTGAGTTTGACTATTGCTGCTGCCATGCTGCGTTTGCGCTGCGTGAGGATGGGTACGAGACCATCATGGTGAACTGCAATCCGGAGACGGTGTCGACCGACTATGACACAAGTGACAGGCTGTACTTCGAGCCGCTGACGCTCGAGGATGTTCTGGGAGTGTACGAGCATGAGGCCTCTTCGGGTGCGGAGATTGGGATGATCGTGCAGTTTGGCGGACAGACGCCTCTGAATCTTTCGCTGCCGCTGAAGAAGGCCGGCGTGCCGATTATTGGGACGTCGCCGGAGTCGATCGACCTGGCGGAGGATCGCAAACGGTTTGGGAAGCTGATTGAGGAGTTGAAGATTCCGCAGCCTGAAGGAGCGATGGCGACAAGCGTGGAAGAGGCTGTTGCCGGCGCGAATCGTGTGGGTTATCCGGTGTTGGTGCGGCCCTCGTATGTGTTGGGCGGACGCGCGATGGTGATCGCTTATGACGATGAGGCAGTTGTGCGGTATATGTCGACTGCGATTGAGTACTCGCAGGAGCGGCCGGTGTTGATCGACCACTTTTTGGAAGATGCCGTGGAGTGTGATGTGGATGCACTGTGCGATGGCGACGATGTCGTGATTGCTGGGATCATGCAACACATCGAAGAGGCGGGGATTCACTCCGGCGACTCTTCCTGCGTGTTACCAGCGGTTGATCTGAATGATGACGTGCTGCGGACGATTCGTGAGTACACACGCAAACTGGCGATGGCGTTGAGTGTGCGTGGACTGGTGAATATTCAGTTCGCGATTCAGCGGGGGATTGTCTTCGTGATCGAGGTAAATCCCCGGGCTTCGCGGACGGTGCCTTATGTTTCGAAGGCGACGGGGATTCCACTGGCGAAGATTGCTTCGCGGATTATGGTGGGGCGGAAGTTGAAGGAGTTGTTGCCGGAGCAGACAACCAGCGGTAAGGATCTGGAGACGGGTTCGCACTACTTTGTGAAGTCGCCGGTGTTTCCGTGGGGCAAATTCCCTGGAGTCGATACAGTGCTTGGTCCGGAGATGAAGTCTACGGGCGAGGTGATGGGGGTCGCGGATAACTTCGGCGAGGCGTTTGCGAAGGCGCAGATCGCCGCGGGGCAGGTGCTTCCGTTGCAGGGGACGGTGTTTCTCAGCGTCAACGACCATGATAAGGAAGGCGCAGTGTCGCTGGCGCGGGATTTTGTGGAGATGGGATTTCATCTGGTGGCTACGCATGGTACGGCGCTTGTGCTGGAACAGGCGGGACTGCAGCCGGAGCGCGTCTACAAGGTTAAGGAGGGGCGGCCGAATGTGGTCGATCTCATCAAGGGAGACCGGATCCATCTGATTGTGAATACACCCCATGGGCAGGATACGTTCTTCGATGAGAAGGCGATTCGACGGGCGGCGGTGATGGCGCGGGTTCCGACGATCACGACGCTGGCAGCGGCACGGGCGGCGGCTGAGGGTATCTCCGCTTTGCAGGAGGGTACGTTGAGTGTGGTTGCGCTCCAGACGCTTCATGCGAACAGAATTGCGGCCGAGGTCAAAGCGGTTGCTGTTGTGGATTAG